The following DNA comes from Triticum aestivum cultivar Chinese Spring chromosome 3D, IWGSC CS RefSeq v2.1, whole genome shotgun sequence.
TCCAAGGCCCCTGGGTGTTGTCCTTGTACTTGGGGAACGAGACCCTGCCGGACTCGATGAGCTTGATGTCGTCCACGAGGATCTCATAGTGGCGGCGCACCTCGGCGGCCGTCTTGGTCCCACCCATGGCGCGAGACACCTTGAGCCAGCGGTCGGGAGTGCCCTCGCCGTGGTAGGCGAGTGCCTCCTCGAACAACTTGTTCTCCTTGGCGCTCCACGTCGCGTCGTCGCCGCCGCGGGATGAGCTCCCTGACACAGAAGACATCTCGACTGGATCGGAATTGGTAGTATGTTTCTCGGAAACCGAGCTCAGTTAGCGCTGAAGTTTTTGCACGTCAAGCCCCGATGGCTATGGTTTGGTGATGGCTATGCTGCTTCGGTGCCCAGTATTTATAGGCGCTTGGGGCCTCACGCCGCTTGTATGGTGGTATCAGGACTGCCACTGACTTGGTGATTGAAAGATCAGTGAGGCTAATTAGATTGTGTCATTTTGAACATTTTGGACGAAAGGTGCCTCATTTAGACGTAGATTTCAGTGCTGCGATATGACATGTGGAGCTAGATCCTCTAACTTAGAGAAGCAAAGTCACGGCGCTACAGTGTAATCCTAGTGTAAAATGAAGAAGGAATGTTAGAGATGTTTAGCAGATTACTTACTATTGATAtttactgtagatataaataattcATAATTAATTTTAGTTGACCATCAAATTGTTTGTATGTAATGATTGTGAATGCACACATTAAATCTGTTATTTGCATATTAATTTAGAGAAGCTACAATCCCCTAACTTTCCTTCTTCCAATCCATATGATTAAGGCTAAAATGATTTAAATTAATATGCAAATAACAGATTTAATGTGTACATTCACAATCATTACATACAAACAATTTGATGGTCAAATAAAATTAATTATgaattatttatatctacagtaaaTATCAATAGTAAGTAATCTGCTAAATGTCTCTAACATTCCTTCTTCATTTTACACTAGGATTACACTGTAGCACCGTGACTTTGCTTCTCTAAGTTAGAGGATCTGGCTCCTTCCATGACATGTCAGGCTTCTCAGCGCGGACAAAGGAGCACGATCGGTCTGTGTCAACGCCTCCGGTGCTTGGCACTGCAGCCTGCAGTGGGATATTATCTCCAGCCGGGTATTTTAGTCGGGCGAACCAACTCGCTGCGACCAAAATGCACATTAACTATCGCGAGCATAATTTTTGGTAACGTTCGGCATGCAACAAATAATTAGCGAATAATAAATGGCTACCGCTACAGGCTATACATTGCTGCATGCAAGCGTCCATCGCTAGGCATGCCCAAAAAGGGGCTATCAATATGTGCATGCACTGGTTATGCGGATAGCCATAAATATAGGATCGCAAATGCTACTCCATGATTGTTACTCTCGTATTTTGGGTCATATTTTCATCATAATTTTAACTAATAAACCATATTTTGACTGTGGTTTACTAGTCTCCATTCTATTTTGGTCATATTTTGACCATAATTTAACAAATAAAATCTATGCTATAGGTAGCAAAATTAAAATAATTGGGACTTACATCCAAATACGAACCCAACAATTTTTTTATGAGAGCGTTTTGGGAAGTTAGAGATGAGCTCTCCTTTCAGGACCTAGGATGGACTGGTATCCCATACACTTGGGGTAACCGTCAACCGGTGTTGCAAATGTTAAAGCAAGGATGGATGAAGCCTTTGCTAATGAGAAATTCCAGCAACGTTTTCAGTACACCCGTGTTCGACACATCAGTTCGGTTGAATCGAATCACTATTTTGTTGTAGCGGAGATGAAGAAGGGTGTGCCAAATCAGTCTCGACCTAAGAAGCAATTCCGTTATGAGAACGTTTGGCAAACACATGTCGATTATGACAAGCTAGTCTGGCAAACTTGGCTAGATCGGTAAGAAGTTCCCGGGCTCCAAGGTGTGGCGCAATCTTTGCAACATCTTCAGCGAACACTAGAACCGTGGGGTGCAAAAGAGTTAGGTTGCTTCACACGAGCTGTCCGGGAACTTCAGAAAAAGTTGGACAAGCTTTGTTCTCTTTTGGTTGGGCGTGGTCCGACTGATGAGGAGAAGTGCACAATTAAAAAGTTGAAGGAAGCTTTGTTCCAGGAGGAGGTGTGGATCCGTCAGCGCTCACGTGTGTTGTGGCTGTGTGAAGGTGACCGAAACACCGGGTATTTCCATGCACAAGCAGCACAAAGGAGACGGATCAATAAATTTCGGGCCTTGTACGGCAAGATGGAACTGCATGTATTAATGAAGTGGAGGATACGGAGGAAGTGCAAGCGTTTTATCAGGACCTGTATGAATAGCGGGTGTTCTCTGATCCAAATGAGCCGCTCAATAATGTGTCAGTCAAAGTTACACCGGGCATGAACGCTTTACTGGACATTGTTGCAGCGGAGGTCAAGGAGGCGTTGTTCCAAATGGCGACTTCCAAGGCGCTGGACGTTGACGGGTTTATGGCTGGTTTCTACCAGTGCCACTGGGATATCTTGCAAGACGATGTTACTGATGCGTGCTGGAATTCTTGAATGTTGGGGACCTACCGATGGGCTTGAATGATACACCTATTATTTTGATTCCTAAGGTACGACACCCCCAATTCATCTCTCACTATCGGCCTATTCCTCTCTGTTCGGTGATGTATAAAATTAGTGCCAAAGCAATTACAAAATCGACGTGAGAGAATATAGAGGAGATCATTAGCGAAGAACAAAGTGCTTTTATACTTGGGCACCTAGTCACTGACAATGTCTTTATGGCATATGAAAGCGTGCATTCAATGAAAGAAGGAAGAAAGGAAAAATTATTCGTCTGTGGTaaaacttgatatgatgaaggcctacGACAGAGTGGAATGGCACTGTGGAATCTATTATGATCAAGTTGGGCTTAGCACCAGTTTTGTGAGACTTATTATGAAGTGTGTCTCCTCAGTGAGATTCCGAGTTAGGGTCAATGGGGAGCTATTACCCTACTTCATACCTTCGAGAGGATTAAGGCAGGGGTATCACTATATCTATTATTGATGTGTGTTGAAGGGTTCTCCTCCTTGCTGGTAACTACATTGATAGAGGAATAAGAGTGAGCTACGAATCTCCTTGGGTTAGCCACCTTCTATTTGCAAAAGATCAAAGTGCAGTTAGTTTGAATGAGATTCTTCAAGTATATGGCGATGCTTCGGGGCGGTGTGTTAACAGAGATAAGAACACTATTTTTCTTCAGTTCTAACATGCCATCACATGTGAAGCAGGCCATGAAGATTGCCTTGGATATCAATGCAGAGGCATTCATCGAAAGATACCTCGGGCCCCATATGGCAGTCGGGCACATTACCAGTAGAACATTTGATTACATTGCGGAGCGATCACAAGGTAAGATTCAAGGATGGTCGGAGAAGTTGTTAGCTTCTGCTGGTTAGGAAGTACTTAAATCACTTGTTCAGGTGATGCCGACCTATAGCATGAGCACATTCCTTTTGACTAGAAAAGTATGTAAGAGTATTACCTCCCCAATGGTTAAATATTTCTGGAGTAGTTCTCTTGACAAGAAAGGCATTCACTGGATTTCCTGGAAAAATATGTCCGCCCTACATGCAATCGGGGGATGGGGTTTTGGGACATGCATCAATTCAACCTAGCTTTATGTGGGAACCATGGATGAAGTTTCATGATGAAGCCAAATTCCTTGCGCGCTCAGGTTTTGAAAGGCCGCTACTTCCCAGACCGTGATTTCATTCTAGCATCTGTACCATAGTCACCCTCGGCTATCTGGTGCACGATCATAGCAAGCAGGGAGGCTTTGCGGCTGGGTCTTATTAAAATAGTTGGGGATTTGAGCTCCATTCTAGTTTGGACTAAGAAGTGGATCTTAGGAACAATTTCAATGACACCCCTATTCACACCGGCTAACACTCATGTTGAACTAGTTTCAGATCCTCATTGATTATGATAATTGTACATGGAGGCATCATGTGATTTGTGACACATTCATTGCCCCTGATGCGGAGGCGGTCTTTAATATCCTTCTCTTTGGAGGTGGTGACGACTTTTATGCCTAGGATTTTGACAAAATAGGTAACTACATTGTAAAGATAGCATACCGTGCTCTTGTGACTCAGATTGAGCATCTTGCTCTAGAGGAAGGGATGGCTACTGGGACCTCAAGGAATATCAACAGTTGTGGAAGACCTTATTGACATTAAATGTCGTACCAAAAGTTCATGTGTTTTCATGGCAAGTCTTTCGAGGGACTCTTCCTGAAGAGGCTACACTAAAGAGAAGACACATTGCTGAACTTGGCCAATGCAAGGTTTGCTTAGCCATGGACGAAGATCTACAACATGCACTCATGTATTGTCATCATGCAAAGTATTTTTGGGAGGAAGCCATGCGATGTTTGTTATATGATTACCAAGGTTGCATTCGGACTGTTGGGCACGGGACATCTATGTGATGATTGGTTCAAGGACAAAGATCATGTTCTAATCATTACCATCATGTGGTCGATTTGGCATTCACGAAACCGAATCAAGCACAATGAAGGAGGATCATGTCCTGCTACATGTATGAAGCTGACAAAAAAGCCTTGGCGATTCTAGAACTGCCTAGGACTATGGCTTTAGTCTTACCAGGACATGGGTGGAGGCCCCCTGAATTCGCTTTAGTAAGAATAACACCGGCAAAGCAATTAACTTTGATGAAAACTGCAGCGGTGCTGGTGGTGTAGCTCGATCATGCACTAGCCTACTTGGTGCTTGGTGCAAGCCCAATATGAGTATCTCAGACCCGATGATAGACTAGGTGTTGGCAATGCGGGAAGGTGCGCGGTTTGCTAAATTGTGTGGTTTAACGCGTGTGATCATGGAAGTGGGATGCCTGGAGATGGTCGATctctggaacactcgccacaactCTTGCTCGATTGTGGCTCCTATTCTGTTAGAAATTGGAGAACTCGCTAGTGATTTTCAGTTTTCTAATAATCTGCATGTAATCGGGCAGAAAATGTCCTTGCACATATTTGTGCTAAGCATGCTTGCACATTGAACATGACATATAGCTGGCTCGACGAGACACCAAGCTTCTTAGTAACCAACTTGTTTGCTGATTGTCCTAGTAATGCACCTATATGAATAATGCTCTCTGGATTGCCTGCAAAAAACAATTAAATGAAGGAAGGTGAGCTACAATAACTAAACACATATTCATTTGGGAGATTAGTTCCTAGCACTTTTAATGCACATAGCACCTCACCTAAGAACTAATGGATTGGAAGAGGCACGAGACGACTAAAATTCCAACCCAAAGGGAGTAGGAAATTTTGCTTACGTGGCATATGATTAAGGAAGAAAGAGAATGTTATATATCATATGAtaccgtgtcataataaacgatGTGTTATTATACCCATGCATGAAAATAATGGAGAGCATTTTAAATACTAACCTATGATGTTATACACTACGGAGATTGTATCGGATTCATGATACTAGTGTATGGTACTCCCTCACTACAAGTAGTGTAAGATATCCAATATCCGACTGCCTcatagtcttttgttttcttgaaCTGTCCTCAACCCATTGCCATCATTCTCATAATGGAGATAAAATAGTTCAAGAGATCCAGACAAAAGGAAACGGGAAAGGGAGAAAGAGCGAGTTATGCACCAATAGAAAATCCCACCGTGCGTTCCTGCAATTGGAACATGCACAATGGAGCAAAAACCTGTTAGACCTAAGATAGAACCTACACAATGCGGGCAGTTCAACAATATCTAGCACAAAAGATTACAGATCCACATATAATAAGCCGATCACAGATGAATGAGACAGAGACCGAATGACTCCAAAACTACATGAAAGAAAGACTTTAGTAGCACTTGCAGATCAACGTCGAGATGACTCATGAGCATCATGTGTCACTGCACAAATCTTCTTCATCGCCACCATGATCTTGAGAAATACGCGCCTTGCTCTGGGGTGTCCATATACTTGACTTTTTGAATACACATCcaagacaacaaagaagaacaagtatcaaatacaaCCTGAGGGCTTCTCAGAATCTTATTCTCAAAGGTAGTTTTGTTGTGTCGGTTCGTTCCAAATGACCCAGATAACTGCAGCCAAATAGTAGTAAATAGACATTCACCATTAGGCAAGAAAGCGTAACACCATGAGTAATGCTGTCACGTATTATTAAGGTTAGATCAGTACCAAGAATCATGCCTACATTACGCCAAATAACCCTGGCCACCTGAGAAAAGTTGTTGAGCCGACTCATATTGATTAGAGAATAAACGTTCAAGGTTACCACCTTATTTTCCCCTTTCATAACATCTCTAGTCAACACAACATTTTTGGAATAATTATTGTAAGAAGATACAGGTTTTCATATTCAACTATAATGCCCTCCTTCCTGGCTAAGTCCTTTTCCAACATATCATCTATTGATCTAGTTGTAAAACATGGTTCTTACCTAGCCCCCAATAAACCTCATCACCATCACGAGGTGTGAGTAGGTTCATAGCCTCATTATTAACACCTTCCCATCTTCACTAGTATAGAATCGGCCTTTATTTGGAGGCACTTTTGGTATATAGAACAACGGTGGTTTCCCATTCCGCCTCAAATTCTGTGTTGCTAATACTCGGTCTAGTGGTGGCGGTTATAGAAACTACCTCCAATATTGTGGATAGCATAGTCGGTTTCGTACATATAACCATGTCCAATGATCTACGTGTCGCAAGCAGTTTCATACAAATAACTGCCTCCATTATGTGTACACCAgagatctactttttttcttatTATGTACCCACCCCTGCTAATGGCACTAGCTAAATGCTTGTGCGTTGCAACAGAGCAATAAAATATATAAACACATTAGCCAAATGATTGTTTCCATTGAAAAAATATCAAGCTTTGCCCCTTCAGCTTGGAGTTGGATTCTTAGCACCATGGGTGAATAACTCCAATAAAACCAGAAAATATTTCATTGGATTAGTACTTCCTCTGTCTCGGTGTATAGGGTGTGTGCGTAGTTATAGGTCATCGATTTGACTAACCAAATATGCGTTCTATTTCACCAAAAGTATAGCATTGGATTCTCAAGAGGATGTAGTTTCTAAAAATATATTTTTCATCACATATAATAAATATTTAGCTAGTTAAATTGtcaacctagaactacgtgcatgcgttataaactgagacggagggagtaataatcaTTGTTCACATGTAGTGAGTATATGAAACCATATTGCATTTGAGGTGACCCACAGGAATTGTTTTTTTGGTAACATGTGCCCCTCCTACTCATGACTCCCTATGACACGCGTCCTCTCTAGTGACCCTTCCTAACCAGTGCATTTTAGTCCTAATCCCTTTTATATAAATATATTATATATAATGAATCTGCTTCCATTTAATTTCTCACTGCTAGCTTCTCACATCCACTGTTGTTGTCACTGCTCCACCTCATCCTCATGTTACAATATTCTCACATCTTTCCAAAAAATAGAAATAGTTGTAAGCACATTATGTGAGTCACTCAAAATGGTTAATATGAAGTAGAAGGAAAATATATCAATGGTTATGTCCCCTCTTACGAGTCCAATGCCCATGTCCACCACATCAATGCAAGGGATCATGTGAACAATGGAAACGTAAGACCTACAACTATTGCATGTTAATTAGCAGTCAAGCATGGAAAGAGGGCACGTTGGATTGAAAGGGAAGTGACGAAAATACGGTTTTTGTTCTATTTCTTGCCATACAAGGAGATATGCATAGCAAATTGTTTACCATAACATTGAAGCTATGTGTTCTTCTCGTACCAGTCATTTTCTTACAGAAAGGAAAACTGACAACAAGGAGATTCTTCAACGAGATAATTTATTATGGGAAAATATTAATAGTAAAGATTGCATGGAGTGCATTTTTTGGTAAATGTGCTTAATTGTTTTGGTAAGTGCAAAGAGGATACCATTAAACATTTATGTTCTTGTGATAAGTAATTAATAGTGTGAAAGTTTGAGGGTTCGACGACATATCAAATCTTGGACAAGGTACCATCATAGGGGGAGGTGGGTGATGGTCCATCACTCACTAACTCCCCTTTAATAGTAAAGATTCTGATAAGTGCGCTTAATTGGTTTTGGAAGTTTGAGGAGGCGACAACATACCACATCATGGATGACGTACCATCGTATCGGGGGGGGGGGTAATAGACCATCATTATGaactcccctttaatagtagagattcaGATGAAACATTGGAATACAAAGGTACAAAGATAACATATCATTCATTGCAGTACCCATAGTCCATAAGCTTTACAAGTTCACCTGATACAAAGACATTGGAATGGTACATAAGTCTTAAAGTCCATAGTCATTGTATGCTCTATCACTTATGCCTTGCCTTCTAATGTCATTACTTGGTGCCATTTATAATTCTAAAGCACACACCTCACCATCAATATTTTTGTGCAATGCAACTAAAATAAAGCTACATGTAGGAAAAAATAGTAGGTTATTGAAAATGTAATGCGAGCTAAATTCAAGTAGTAGGTATACAGTTGTACTCTGCACAGAAGATAAATCTAAGAAGTTCTACCTGTTTCCATTATAATAGAGAAGTCAAAGCAATTTGAATTTTATAGAGAATAAAAGGATATAAATTGTATCAGTTTCTATTCTAGTTGATAAGTGGTACCAGTTTGCATTTATAGAGATGACAAAACAGAGAAgttgttgtagtttccattataaCTGAGAATTAGAACCAGTTTGCATTTACCAGAAAAGATAAAGTAGACAAACTGTAGTAGTTTATGTTTTAACTGAGAAGTTGAAGCAGTTCGTATTTATAGAAAGGATGAATTGAAGTGTCAACAAAACTTGAAGAAGTCAGAGCACCACCGACAGTAATGGCCACGTAGGCTCGCCACCAAATCCTCACATTGTTGGCCAGCTATAAATGGAAGCCGCCTCCCTAACCCTAAACCTAGCCACCAGATCACCTAAAAAGCACTTAATATAGATCCGCCGTTGCCGGCTTGAAATCGCCGATCCATCGTCCCTACTGCCGGAGCCATGGTCCACAGGCACCCCACGTACTACACAGAGCTCACCCCCACCTACTGAGCCCAAATAACAATGGAAGTAGCCATGTTGGTCGCCACTCGCGATGTGACCCCGACCCAAGCTCCTCTTCAGATTCGGAGGAACAGGTTGAGGCAAAGggaagtagaaggaggaggaggcagaggcggagtTGAAGGGAAACGATAGCTCCCATATGGCGACGCGCTGAAGGAGCACATCAGTGCCAAGTGCGGAATATCATCAAGCTCGAGGATGCTGTTGTCATCATCACAATCCTCACGAAGTCCGAGCTGGTGGGGGAAGACCACACCATCACTGAATTGATTGCTGATGAATGCGAGGTTGCCACCAACCGTATCCTGATGGCCAATGCGTGGTGTGAGTCAGAGGAAATGTTTCCCAACCAAGACAACGACAAACCAATGGGATATGTCTGCCGGCACCCATGACGACGAGGCCTCTGGCTTTGGCATCATCTACATATCCTCGTCCAACGAGTAGAAGTATCTTCTTGTTTATCTAAAAAATATAGTACTAAGTCTAATAGTTGCAGTACTAACTATGTAGTTGATGTAGTACCAAGGATTGTCATCTACCTATTATATAATTAAGCATTGCAAGTCTGTAACCTAGCTAAGTTGAAATTCCTATGTTGGGGTTTTGGCAGATATGGGGGGTTCTAAGACCTAACTAACTCCTTTACATCTCGGTGGTGTCAAGGCCACAAAACATGGGAATACACAACACGGTGATGAGCTACACCACACTACACGGGAACAGGCACCATGATGAGCATTCAAGGGTTGGCGGCTACAAATATGTGATATGTGGGTAATGAATAGTATGATTAATGGGGAAGAGGAAAATGTAATGGATAGGTGCTCAATCCACGCAAGTGTCTCTAGCTAAAAATCCACATCGAATACATACTAACTAGAGGCGGTTATGTTTCTCTAAATGCAAATGTATGTTAGTACATACAATTTCAAATTTGTACAACCTCCACCGTACAAATAATCACCTGCCACTGAATTCTTATAGACGCGTGTGTAAGTGTGGGGACATAACCGCATCTCCGAGGCCCGCTACTAATGCTCCATTTTATACTAGTGGTAGGTGTAAATCCGACGACAATCTCATCCTAAGTCAGGTAGACTTATCAACTTCAATACAATCTCTTACTATGCTATCAGGATGGTCACCTATGTTGAATAACATAGGAAACTTGTCACATAAAAGGGCTTAGGAATCCTTCTACATTCTACCGATATCGCTAGAGCCAATTTTGACTTTTATTGCTAACATATGTAGATATTTTACTTTAAGTAGGTCTTTCCAGCTAGGTGAGTCAAAAAACTTGGTTATCAAAGAA
Coding sequences within:
- the LOC123076287 gene encoding transcription factor RADIALIS-like produces the protein MSSVSGSSSRGGDDATWSAKENKLFEEALAYHGEGTPDRWLKVSRAMGGTKTAAEVRRHYEILVDDIKLIESGRVSFPKYKDNTQGPWN